The Kosmotoga olearia TBF 19.5.1 sequence CATTGTTTTCGATTTTCCAACCAAGATGGGTATTGTCAACAACGCTTATCAACGAGTCAAGGTCTTGAGCAAAAAAATTATCAATGGCTTCATCGATAAGGGACGAAGTGATCAAAGGTGAGGTTGGCTGAATCGTTATCACAGTTTCAACGTTAGCGCTATAATGCTCTTCAAACCATTGAACAGAATCGCTTACTACCGGATCAAGAGGAACCGAGTCTTTTCCGAGATGTTTTGGCCTCTCGCGAATAATCACGTTGAATTGTTTACAGTATTCCGCTATCTCGTAATCATCTGTTGTGACGATAACAGCATCAATTTTTCTTGAAGCAATAGAAGCCTCAAGAACATAAGAGATTAGGGGCTTTGCATTAAGCAATCTAAGATTTTTTCGCCTAATACCTTTGGATCCACCTCGAGCTGGGATAACCGCGATCAACATGTCAAACCACATGTGCTAACGCACATACCATCAGTGAAATTTCTTTTGTGAGTGTCTAATCTAAGTATGAATTTTGACAAATTCACACCACCTTTCCTTATTTGCATAAAGTCAACAGCTTATTGGTTCTTCCGCAAAAGTTATGAACTAAAGCATGAGAACCTTCAATCTAAGCAGTTCAAAGGGACATCTGCCATACATAATTCTTTTAATTACCTTTATCTTATTATTCCTTCAGCTAGTCCATTACTTTCATTCAGTTTCACAGCATTTTTGACAGTTGCTAGGTCTCTTTCAATCCCGTGGACAAGGTGATTGAGTTCCGAAATTGAATATGTCTTCGTTGTTTCAATCCATTTTTCAAGATTGTTGTCATCTTTTTAAGCCAGGATTCGTCTAAATTCTTTTACCGTTGAATAGACCTTCTGCAAACCTCCGTTACCCTCAATATAGATTCGTACTTTTTTCTGTTCACTTTCTTTGAGTTTTGAAATGTCCTTGTACAACAGCAAAATCAAATATCTTCGCTTCAATAATGATGGCGCCGTCTGATTCTTATTTCTTTTTCCCAATCCTTTGTTGTATTTGGCTAAGAATGTCTTTACGTTTGAATAAGAGCCCCTATATCCTTCTTTGCGAACAGTTGAAATTTCCATTATAGTTTTCCTGTTCTGGCTCATAGCGATGATTGTACTCTTGTAAGGGTCAAGATTGCTCTTGCGACTTATCCCTTTTGACGCATGGGTCATTCTACCTTCACATCTGATGTACTTCCAGATAGCATTTTTTGCAATCCAGATATTCTTCTGGACAAGTACCCTTGCCTGTAGAGGTCTTTAACCATTCTAACGATTTTATTCTTCTCTTCTTCGCGTCGCTTTTGCAGCATTTCCTGCCTGGTACATTTGAACTCCGTCAACTCTGTCGGAAGGTTTTTTTCTTCTATACCGGCTATTTTGATTCTTTTGGGTATCGTTCGCTTTATGTATTCTTTGGCTTCTTCGGTGAGATTCTTGACTAAACGAAATCGGTCACTAACCTGTATGACCTGAGGGAATGCTTCTTCTAAGGCTTTTGCATAGCTAATCGAACCATCACGTGATACCACTTCTATATCCGGATATCCTTTCAACCATTCGGTGACTTCTTTCGTATCTCGAAAGGCAACGATATCTACAACCTGTGACGTATCCCGATCGACCATCACTGTCCCATAAGTGCGGACTTTCTTTATGGCAAAATCGTCGTTGCAGATTCTCTTGACTCTAATGTTTACAACTAACTTGTTTTTTTAATATCCGTAAGATTGTGTCATCCGAAATCCTGGCTATCCCTTTGTTAATAACTTTCTTTGCACTGCGAGCACTCATATTTAATGCGATTTCTCTGATTTTTTCATCCAGCCTGATCGTTCTTCTTCCATACCTGGTGGTAAAAGGAAGTGTTTCTGGAAATCGTGCATGGTCACATTCGGGATTCTTACAAAAAAAGACTCTCCGCTCCAGTATGATTGTCAGTAGCTTTTCTTGAACGGGTAAATCGGAGATAGTATTACGATATACGGAGTGGACATTCCTCGATTTCTTGCCACAATATGGACAAGCCTCTTCAGAAGTCCCTTTTCTCGCATGGAGTTCTATTTTTTTATCGTCCGTAAAAGCTTCTACCAATACCAAATCTGGATCCAGTGTTCTCAACAATCCCTACATTTATATCATCTGTCTTGTCATAGTTTTTTGTCCATGCTTCGATTCTACTCTTTTTTATTGGTTAATCAGTAAATCCGTGGAAGAACCAATTTTATTTGACCACATACACTTATTGACTTTCTTGAAAGTTGCGATAAGTTTCTATTGAAAAATATAGCAAAATCAAAATGCAAATAGATGAAGGCCCAAAACGCCATAATCTTTCTGGAATACTAAATGGTTCGAATATATTTGTCATGACATATTGTTCAAGAGAGATCGCAGAAGGGATTAATGCAAAAAGAAGCATAATATTAAGTGCCAACGTTTTCTCTCTCAAAAGAATGCTAGAGCTAAACCAGTGGAATAGGAATAAACAAAAATAGGAAAACACGGTAGTCCAAGCAGCAATTTCATAACCGTAACCTGGTATAAGCCAGATGTTTAGCGTAATATTTATACCTCCTGCAAGCAACGAACCTATAGATATTATCAATGTTTTCTTTTTAAAGAGCGCATAATTTACGTAAAGAGTATACAAGAATTGGAAGAAATAGCTAAGAATGATTACCGGTATAATTCGAACTGAAGCAAGAAAATTAGAGGGAGCCAGAAACAGTGCAAGTTCAGGACCTATTGCCATAATGCCTATGGTAGAAATTAAAAAAAGCATTGTAAATAAATAAGAGGCTTTTTTTATTCGCTCGGAGTTTCCAGCAGCTTTTTGTCGAAAAAACCATGGGACCCAGGCAGAGTTGGCAGCTACTAGAAGAATTAAAAGAATCATCCCAATATTATAAGCAAAACTGTATAAACCAGCTTCTTTTGAACCAATTATCGATTGAATAGCGATCCTATCAAATTGAGCGAGAATTATGCCCGATAAACTGCTTGGTATTAATGGTATGCCTATTTTAAGAGCGTATTTCCAAGCTTTAGGCCAAACCATTTTTCTACCTGCACTCAAAACAAAAATGAAAATAACCACAGCGATTATAAAAGAAGGAATTAGTGAACCATAAACTCGCCCTAAATATTTTCTTCGTGAAAACAGTATTATTAACACTATAGAAAGACCCGCTTGAATTCCAGCATTAGTAATATTAAGTATTGCCCTTTGCTTGTATTTTTGTCTAAAGCGCAAATCATTGTCCCAAAAATATAAAACAAAACCAACATAACCAGCCATAAGTGAAAGCAAAAGCAAATCAATGCTTAACTGAGAAATTTTTGCAAGCCAACCAATTAAGAAAAAGATAAACAAAAACATACTCGCAAAAGAAAACAATGAGAGAAAAAGTACCGACGAACGATATTGCAAATACCGTTCCTTAAAATCTATTAGAGCTGTTCCGTTTCCAGCTTGTAAGTTTGCTCCGGTAAGAATCTTCATTATACCAACAACACTTGCATATACTGAAATGATGCCGTATTCTTCTACTGAAAGAAGCCTCGTAAAGATAGGGATTGTAATAAACGATATCCCTCTCAAAAGGAATTCGCTAATAAGATACCAAATTCCAGATTTAAGAGTGGTACTTCTGTATAGGAGTACCTTTGCTTTCTTAAGATAACTAAGTAAATGCATCTACCCTATTCTCCTAATTTGATTTTTGAGGTTTTTAAATATTTTGATTTTAATCTGATGCAGAACCTTGTGATTATAATAGTAATAAAAGTATAGAAACAATTCGCAAAAAAGCGAACAAATTTCTTTGAATATGCCTTTTTGCGTAACCCTAGTTAACCATTTTCATTTTTACATCATCCAAATACGCGTCACAGGTATACTTTTCCTTTAAATCTCAACTATAGTCCAATTTAACACATTTTCAAATTTTGTGTTGAGGTTTTCTATCTTTTCCACATGTTCGATGTTTTAAGAAAAGCAGTATAATTTGAAATTCAATACTTTAATATGTTTTCAATATTACCGATTTTGAATTCTATTAAGCTATCAGCGACACCATCAACAATTGTGTCAGTTAGCATTTTTAACTTAAGAATTTCGATAGCGAGGGGAGTCTTGTTGATTTGGTAACTCCAAATAAGTGATTTATTGAAAATACTGTCAAATAAGTCGTTTTTTTTGTTCAAAACATCATGAAGGAATTTTTGAAAATCTCTGTGAAGAGTCCATTTCCAATAATCCAACCCTGTTCCTCTAAAAAAACGTGCTATAATTGATTTACCAGCTTGTTCTGGTAAATGACTTAACATAGGATTTTTTCTTTTTATTATTTCTCGTAACATCACCCTATTAACTATGAATTTTGGAGGCCATTTTAATATATTGTCAAATGCGAAGGGATAATAAAAGTAATATGTCTTCTTTGTTCTTGATAACGATTCAAAACCACCACAGTATTGCCAACGCTCAAGTATAGTTGCAGCATACTTCTGCCTTGAAAAAAATTTTCCACCTTCACGGTTTCTTTCTAGGAATTTAGCAATATGAGTTCTATAATCAGTAATATCATTAATA is a genomic window containing:
- a CDS encoding transposase, producing MVDRDTSQVVDIVAFRDTKEVTEWLKGYPDIEVVSRDGSISYAKALEEAFPQVIQVSDRFRLVKNLTEEAKEYIKRTIPKRIKIAGIEEKNLPTELTEFKCTRQEMLQKRREEEKNKIVRMVKDLYRQGYLSRRISGLQKMLSGSTSDVKVE
- a CDS encoding transposase family protein → MRTLDPDLVLVEAFTDDKKIELHARKGTSEEACPYCGKKSRNVHSVYRNTISDLPVQEKLLTIILERRVFFCKNPECDHARFPETLPFTTRYGRRTIRLDEKIREIALNMSARSAKKVINKGIARISDDTILRILKKQVSCKH
- a CDS encoding oligosaccharide flippase family protein, with product MHLLSYLKKAKVLLYRSTTLKSGIWYLISEFLLRGISFITIPIFTRLLSVEEYGIISVYASVVGIMKILTGANLQAGNGTALIDFKERYLQYRSSVLFLSLFSFASMFLFIFFLIGWLAKISQLSIDLLLLSLMAGYVGFVLYFWDNDLRFRQKYKQRAILNITNAGIQAGLSIVLIILFSRRKYLGRVYGSLIPSFIIAVVIFIFVLSAGRKMVWPKAWKYALKIGIPLIPSSLSGIILAQFDRIAIQSIIGSKEAGLYSFAYNIGMILLILLVAANSAWVPWFFRQKAAGNSERIKKASYLFTMLFLISTIGIMAIGPELALFLAPSNFLASVRIIPVIILSYFFQFLYTLYVNYALFKKKTLIISIGSLLAGGINITLNIWLIPGYGYEIAAWTTVFSYFCLFLFHWFSSSILLREKTLALNIMLLFALIPSAISLEQYVMTNIFEPFSIPERLWRFGPSSICILILLYFSIETYRNFQESQ